Within Nitrospirota bacterium, the genomic segment CTCACGCTTTTCCCCTCGTCAGCAGCTTGGCCGCCCCGTCCAGATCCTTGTGCGCGCCCATGAGCACAACTATGTCGTCGGCCTGGAGCGTGAAGTCCGGGCCTGGGTTTGTGATTGCCTCCCCGCTTCGCGCGATGGCGATGACCGTTGCGCCGGTGTTCTTCCTGAGGTCGAGGTCCTTGAGCGACCGTCCGACGGAGGGCGCCGCGGGGTCGAGCTGGATGTTGTCCACGGTTGCGCCGGCGAAGAGGGCGGCGATGCGGCCGAGGTTCTCCTGGTCCAGCGACTGGCCGCGCAGCATCTTGTACCCCCCGAACCGCACGAGCTGGATCTGGTTCGCGATGATGTTGCCCGGGACGTGGTACTCGTGCAGCACGCGCGAGAAGATCTCGATGGAGGTCTCGAACTCCTCGGGGATCACCTGGTCGGCGCCGAGCTTGTAGAGCTCTTCCACGTCGGCGGCGTAGCGCGTACGGATGAGGATGAAGATCGCGGGGTTCAGCTCCCGGGCGGTCCTGACGGCGATCTGGGTGGCCCGGTTGTCCGAGATCGCGAACACGATGATCTTGGCGCAGTCCACGCCCGCCCGCTGCAGCACGTCCCTCCGGGTGATGTCTCCGTAGATGATGGGCTCGCCCTCTGCCCTCGCCTTCCGGATCGTGTCCGCGTTCACCTCGAGCACCACATAGGGGAGGTGAGTGGCCTTCAGCGTTCTGGCCAGGTTCTGGCCGTTCAGGCCGTAGCCCGCGATGACCGTATGGCCTTTGAGGGAGCAGTATTCCGCCTTTTCCCTGCGCTCGCCGGGCGCTTCCGCGAGCCGCGAAGTGAGCCAGGGCCCGGCCTGGATCACGAAGGGAGTGGCGAGCATGCTCAGGATCGAGGCATTGATGAACACCTGGAAGCTTTCCGTCCCGATCAGTCCGTGGAGGTGACCCTGCTGGGCGAGGAGGAACGCGAACTCGCCGATCTGGGCAAGTCCCAGCCCGGCAAGGAGGGCGGACCGGATGGGGTAGCGCAGGGCCTTTGCCGTGGCGAAGACGAGGATCGTCTTGAGCAGCACCAGGCCCAGCGTCATCAGGAGCAGGACCGGCCAGTGACTGCCGAAGAAGCTGGTGTGAAGCAGCATCCCGATGGAGATGAAGAAGATGCTGGCGAAGTAATCGCGGAAGGGCATGATCTCAGACACGATGTGGTGGCTGTACTCGGACTCGGAGATGATGAGCCCGGCGAGGAATGCGCCCAAGGCCAGTGATAAATGGAGCCGGTACGTGATCCATGCCGTGCCGAGGCAGAGCAGCACGATGAGCAGGAAGAACATCTCGCGGTTCCTGAGCCTGATCACCTGGTGGAGCAGGAAGGGGACCACCTGGCGGGCGGCGACGTAGACGCCGACGAGGCCGAGCACTGCCTTGCCCAGGGAGACGAGCACGGACAGGGTTGTGACCGAGCCGCCGGCTCCTGCCTCGCCCAGGACCGGAAGGAGGAGCATCATGGGTACTACCGCGATGTCCTGGAACAGCAGGATGCCCGTGGCGAGCCTGCCGTGGGCCGAGTCGAGCTCTGCGCGGTCGGAGTACATCTTGAGCACGATGGCTGTGCTGCTGAGCGAGGCGAGGAACCCGAAGAACAGGGCCTGGGCGGGGGGATAGCCGAAGCCCATGGCAATGGCCGCGACAGCGCCGATGGTCAGGAGAACCTGGGTGCCGCCGCCAATCAGGAGCTGCCGGCCCGACCGCATGATGTCCTCGATCGAGAACTCCAGCCCCACGGTGAAGAGCAGGAGCACCACGCCGATGTCAGCGAGACGCTCGACCATGCGGGTCTCGGTGATGATGGCCGAGCCATAGGGTCCGATCAGGACGCCCGTGATCAGGAATCCCACGAGTGCGGGCA encodes:
- a CDS encoding cation:proton antiporter is translated as MQDQEITILRELIIILAVSLPITYLFHRAKLPALVGFLITGVLIGPYGSAIITETRMVERLADIGVVLLLFTVGLEFSIEDIMRSGRQLLIGGGTQVLLTIGAVAAIAMGFGYPPAQALFFGFLASLSSTAIVLKMYSDRAELDSAHGRLATGILLFQDIAVVPMMLLLPVLGEAGAGGSVTTLSVLVSLGKAVLGLVGVYVAARQVVPFLLHQVIRLRNREMFFLLIVLLCLGTAWITYRLHLSLALGAFLAGLIISESEYSHHIVSEIMPFRDYFASIFFISIGMLLHTSFFGSHWPVLLLMTLGLVLLKTILVFATAKALRYPIRSALLAGLGLAQIGEFAFLLAQQGHLHGLIGTESFQVFINASILSMLATPFVIQAGPWLTSRLAEAPGERREKAEYCSLKGHTVIAGYGLNGQNLARTLKATHLPYVVLEVNADTIRKARAEGEPIIYGDITRRDVLQRAGVDCAKIIVFAISDNRATQIAVRTARELNPAIFILIRTRYAADVEELYKLGADQVIPEEFETSIEIFSRVLHEYHVPGNIIANQIQLVRFGGYKMLRGQSLDQENLGRIAALFAGATVDNIQLDPAAPSVGRSLKDLDLRKNTGATVIAIARSGEAITNPGPDFTLQADDIVVLMGAHKDLDGAAKLLTRGKA